A window of Zingiber officinale cultivar Zhangliang chromosome 5A, Zo_v1.1, whole genome shotgun sequence contains these coding sequences:
- the LOC121982062 gene encoding uncharacterized protein LOC121982062 isoform X3, whose protein sequence is MSLTLTNLLFYQHRLSRHCATVTVVERHDDHLRPASLAPACVRLRRSTPRLFPLCRAIGDEAHSESNHSFSSMSPDIQRPIGDKSSADGYVGLFVRMLGLDNDPLDREQAINTLWKYSQGGKKCIDGIMQFPGCINLVVSLLKSESSSACAAAAGLLHIVSAVSMYRDAIAESGAIEEISRLLCQHTLTSEVKKQSLCTLWNLSIDEKHRERISKGYLLPIIVKFLDDEEIKVKEAAGGVIANLTLSHHLHSLLVEAGVIPKLVVLLGNDDKEYKVIHNEAEVALLELSVDEYYRILIIEEGLVRVPLIGAAAYKSFRSPTHSWPSLPDGTKIEKTSTPSRFGASDLLVGLTIREKNINLEEATADAIVGRSRQEFLARIGAIEVDGQDQKYTLLPWVDGIARLVLILGLEDVSGITKAAYAIADASISEHMRKSFKEAGAVGLLVQLMQHNSETVREAVAHALDRLSLSNIVRKKIEEEGVLKPLTSILKEPSTSNFLLEKAVCILSRIFEADSSINMEHCQLYENITDDLDHTNNNEVVSDVRKVTDASSHKEMKREVLNDSVFISRLIEMLRTSSPSLQVKLASILEYLVILEKNVAVVMAGGIEVALDAVFRKVSTNAQFSPWIFHFL, encoded by the exons ATGTCGCTGACCCTAACAAATCTCCTCTTCTATCAGCATCGCCTCAGTCGGCACTGCGCTACTGTCACGGTAGTTGAGCGCCACGATGACCACCTCCGTCCTGCTTCATTGGCTCCCGCCTGCGTCCGTCTTCGCCGCTCGACTCCCCGCCTATTCCCCCTTTGCCGTGCCATCGGCGACGAAGCCCACTCTGAGTCGAACCATAGTTTTTCTTCCATGTCACCG GATATCCAGAGGCCTATTGGTGACAAGAGTTCTGCTGATGGTTATGTGGGTCTCTTTGTTCGGATGCTTGGTCTAGATAATGATCCACTTGACAGAGAGCAAGCAATAAATACTCTCTGGAAGTATTCCCAAGGAGGGAAAAAGTGCATAGATGGGATCATGCAGTTTCCTGGGTGCATTAATCTTGTTGTCAGCCTCCTGAAGTCAGAATCCTCATCTGCATGTGCAGCTGCAGCTGGCCTTCTGCACATTGTTTCTGCAGTCAGTATGTACAGAGATGCAATTGCTGAAAGTGGCGCTATTGAAGAAATCTCCCGTCTTCTTTGTCAACATACTTTAACATCTGAG GTAAAGAAGCAAAGCCTATGCACTTTGTGGAACTTATCTATTGATGAAAAACATAGGGAGAGGATTTCCAAAGGCTATTTGTTACCTATTATTGTTAAGTTTCTGGATGATGAAGAAATTAAGGTGAAGGAGGCAGCCGGTGGAGTTATTGCAAATTTGACTTTGAGTCACCATCTCCACAGTCTACTAGTAGAAGCTGGTGTTATTCCAAAACTG GTAGTTCTTTTGGGAAATGATGATAAGGAGTATAAAGTCATACATAATGAAGCAGAAGTTGCACTGTTGGAACTTTCTGTAGATGAGTATTATAGAATTCTCATAATTGAGGAGGGTCTTGTCCGTGTCCCACTGATTGGTGCTGCTGCATATAAAAGTTTCCGGTCACCTACTCATTCATGGCCATCTTTACCTGATGGCACCAAAATAGAGAAGACCTCAACTCCTTCAAGGTTTGGTGCTTCAGATTTATTAGTTGGGTTAACTATTCGTGAAAAGAACATAAATTTAGAGGAAGCTACAGCCGATGCCATAGTGGGACGATCTCGTCAGGAATTTCTTGCAAGAATTGGAGCTATTGAGGTGGATGGTCAGGATCAAAAATATACTCTTTTGCCATGGGTAGATGGCATTGCTCGTCTGGTTTTAATTCTTGGGCTTGAAGATGTCTCTGGTATTACAAAGGCAGCCTATGCAATCGCTGATGCATCTATAAGTGAGCATATGAGAAAATCATTTAAGGAAGCTGGAGCTGTTGGGCTTTTAGTTCAGCTTATGCAACACAATAGTGAGACTGTCAGAGAAGCTGTTGCTCATGCTCTTGATAGACTGTCTCTCAG TAATATTGTGCGCAAGAAAATTGAGGAGGAAGGAGTCTTGAAGCCTCTTACAAGTATACTGAAGGAACCAAGTACATCAAATTTTTTGttagaaaag GCTGTGTGCATCCTTTCTCGAATTTTTGAAGCAGACAGTAGCATCAACATGGAG CATTGTCAGTTGTACGAAAATATCACTGATGATTTGGATCATACAAACAACAATGAAGTTGTTAGTGATGTGAGAAAAGTAACAGATGCATCAAGTCATAAAGAAATGAAGAG GGAAGTGTTAAATGACTCTGTCTTCATATCCCGGCTTATTGAGATGTTAAGGACATCTTCTCCAAGTTTGCAAGTAAAGCTTGCTTCTATTCTCGAGTACTTGGTGATTCTTGAAAAAAATGTGGCAGTTGTCATGGCAGGTGGAATTGAGGTGGCACTTGATGCTGTTTTCAGAAAGGTTTCTACAAATG
- the LOC121982062 gene encoding uncharacterized protein LOC121982062 isoform X4 — translation MSLTLTNLLFYQHRLSRHCATVTVVERHDDHLRPASLAPACVRLRRSTPRLFPLCRAIGDEAHSESNHSFSSMSPDIQRPIGDKSSADGYVGLFVRMLGLDNDPLDREQAINTLWKYSQGGKKCIDGIMQFPGCINLVVSLLKSESSSACAAAAGLLHIVSAVSMYRDAIAESGAIEEISRLLCQHTLTSEVKKQSLCTLWNLSIDEKHRERISKGYLLPIIVKFLDDEEIKVKEAAGGVIANLTLSHHLHSLLVEAGVIPKLVVLLGNDDKEYKVIHNEAEVALLELSVDEYYRILIIEEGLVRVPLIGAAAYKSFRSPTHSWPSLPDGTKIEKTSTPSRFGASDLLVGLTIREKNINLEEATADAIVGRSRQEFLARIGAIEVDGQDQKYTLLPWVDGIARLVLILGLEDVSGITKAAYAIADASISEHMRKSFKEAGAVGLLVQLMQHNSETVREAVAHALDRLSLSNIVRKKIEEEGVLKPLTSILKEPSTSNFLLEKAVCILSRIFEADSSINMELYENITDDLDHTNNNEVVSDVRKVTDASSHKEMKREVLNDSVFISRLIEMLRTSSPSLQVKLASILEYLVILEKNVAVVMAGGIEVALDAVFRKVSTNAQFSPWIFHFL, via the exons ATGTCGCTGACCCTAACAAATCTCCTCTTCTATCAGCATCGCCTCAGTCGGCACTGCGCTACTGTCACGGTAGTTGAGCGCCACGATGACCACCTCCGTCCTGCTTCATTGGCTCCCGCCTGCGTCCGTCTTCGCCGCTCGACTCCCCGCCTATTCCCCCTTTGCCGTGCCATCGGCGACGAAGCCCACTCTGAGTCGAACCATAGTTTTTCTTCCATGTCACCG GATATCCAGAGGCCTATTGGTGACAAGAGTTCTGCTGATGGTTATGTGGGTCTCTTTGTTCGGATGCTTGGTCTAGATAATGATCCACTTGACAGAGAGCAAGCAATAAATACTCTCTGGAAGTATTCCCAAGGAGGGAAAAAGTGCATAGATGGGATCATGCAGTTTCCTGGGTGCATTAATCTTGTTGTCAGCCTCCTGAAGTCAGAATCCTCATCTGCATGTGCAGCTGCAGCTGGCCTTCTGCACATTGTTTCTGCAGTCAGTATGTACAGAGATGCAATTGCTGAAAGTGGCGCTATTGAAGAAATCTCCCGTCTTCTTTGTCAACATACTTTAACATCTGAG GTAAAGAAGCAAAGCCTATGCACTTTGTGGAACTTATCTATTGATGAAAAACATAGGGAGAGGATTTCCAAAGGCTATTTGTTACCTATTATTGTTAAGTTTCTGGATGATGAAGAAATTAAGGTGAAGGAGGCAGCCGGTGGAGTTATTGCAAATTTGACTTTGAGTCACCATCTCCACAGTCTACTAGTAGAAGCTGGTGTTATTCCAAAACTG GTAGTTCTTTTGGGAAATGATGATAAGGAGTATAAAGTCATACATAATGAAGCAGAAGTTGCACTGTTGGAACTTTCTGTAGATGAGTATTATAGAATTCTCATAATTGAGGAGGGTCTTGTCCGTGTCCCACTGATTGGTGCTGCTGCATATAAAAGTTTCCGGTCACCTACTCATTCATGGCCATCTTTACCTGATGGCACCAAAATAGAGAAGACCTCAACTCCTTCAAGGTTTGGTGCTTCAGATTTATTAGTTGGGTTAACTATTCGTGAAAAGAACATAAATTTAGAGGAAGCTACAGCCGATGCCATAGTGGGACGATCTCGTCAGGAATTTCTTGCAAGAATTGGAGCTATTGAGGTGGATGGTCAGGATCAAAAATATACTCTTTTGCCATGGGTAGATGGCATTGCTCGTCTGGTTTTAATTCTTGGGCTTGAAGATGTCTCTGGTATTACAAAGGCAGCCTATGCAATCGCTGATGCATCTATAAGTGAGCATATGAGAAAATCATTTAAGGAAGCTGGAGCTGTTGGGCTTTTAGTTCAGCTTATGCAACACAATAGTGAGACTGTCAGAGAAGCTGTTGCTCATGCTCTTGATAGACTGTCTCTCAG TAATATTGTGCGCAAGAAAATTGAGGAGGAAGGAGTCTTGAAGCCTCTTACAAGTATACTGAAGGAACCAAGTACATCAAATTTTTTGttagaaaag GCTGTGTGCATCCTTTCTCGAATTTTTGAAGCAGACAGTAGCATCAACATGGAG TTGTACGAAAATATCACTGATGATTTGGATCATACAAACAACAATGAAGTTGTTAGTGATGTGAGAAAAGTAACAGATGCATCAAGTCATAAAGAAATGAAGAG GGAAGTGTTAAATGACTCTGTCTTCATATCCCGGCTTATTGAGATGTTAAGGACATCTTCTCCAAGTTTGCAAGTAAAGCTTGCTTCTATTCTCGAGTACTTGGTGATTCTTGAAAAAAATGTGGCAGTTGTCATGGCAGGTGGAATTGAGGTGGCACTTGATGCTGTTTTCAGAAAGGTTTCTACAAATG